From Oscillospiraceae bacterium CM, a single genomic window includes:
- a CDS encoding F0F1 ATP synthase subunit A, producing MSDNYTIIISILALVGGYVWRRRVVAVIAGAEKPTKGQKRNRTLATLVTVIGGYLLLTKLIELVFGPQEAKPLEVAIAPERVELFGHSVSSTVVTSWVIIAVLVVIAILLRVFVLTRLKDTPRGAQNVLELMIETVTSYTKSSAHGVGEFMASYIFTVAIFLVGCACAEPFGVRTPSSDITLTGALAILTFFIINYYGIKVKGVGGRIKSLASPTPVVFPIRIVTDLAVPVSLASRLFGNMLGGLVVMDLLYSALGGYALGIPSVAGLYFNVFHPLIQAFIFVTLTLTFINEATE from the coding sequence ATGAGTGACAACTATACGATAATAATCTCCATATTAGCCCTTGTAGGCGGGTACGTATGGCGTCGGCGGGTGGTGGCCGTGATTGCGGGCGCGGAGAAGCCGACGAAGGGGCAGAAGCGGAACAGGACGCTGGCGACGCTTGTGACGGTGATTGGCGGCTACTTACTGCTGACGAAGCTGATTGAACTGGTTTTCGGCCCGCAGGAGGCGAAGCCGCTCGAGGTGGCAATTGCGCCGGAGCGCGTCGAGCTATTTGGCCACAGTGTCTCGTCAACCGTTGTGACGTCGTGGGTGATCATCGCGGTGCTTGTGGTCATTGCCATTTTACTGCGCGTTTTCGTACTCACCCGGCTGAAGGACACGCCGCGCGGGGCGCAGAACGTTCTGGAACTCATGATCGAGACGGTCACGAGCTATACGAAGAGCTCGGCGCACGGCGTGGGCGAATTTATGGCCAGCTACATTTTCACGGTAGCGATCTTTCTGGTTGGGTGCGCATGCGCCGAGCCATTTGGCGTTCGGACGCCGTCGTCGGACATCACGCTGACGGGCGCACTGGCGATATTGACGTTTTTTATCATCAACTACTACGGCATCAAGGTCAAGGGCGTGGGCGGGCGCATCAAATCGCTGGCGTCACCGACGCCGGTGGTTTTCCCGATCCGGATTGTAACGGACCTTGCGGTACCGGTCTCACTGGCGAGCCGACTGTTCGGCAACATGCTGGGCGGCCTTGTCGTCATGGATCTTTTGTACTCGGCGCTCGGCGGCTACGCGTTGGGGATACCCAGCGTGGCGGGGCTTTACTTCAACGTGTTTCACCCGTTAATCCAGGCCTTCATTTTTGTCACATTGACATTAACATTCATAAATGAAGCAACAGAATAG
- a CDS encoding F0F1 ATP synthase subunit beta, which yields MPSTNSGVLIRISGPVLDVRFENAESEPQINDLLITSDGRHMEVAANVSPGVVRCIALEATDGLSCGISVENTGHGIQVPVGKEVLGRVVDVLGRPIDNGPPIESTETWDIHRSAPKFTDLTPVTEFFETGIKVIDLITPYSKGGKIGLFGGAGVGKTVLIMELIYNIATMHGGFSVFAGVGERSREGSELIQDMKSSGAISKTALAFGQMNEPPGSRMRIGLTGLTMAEYFRDEMNRDVLLFIDNIFRYVQAGNEVSALLGRMPSAVGYQPTLANELGNLEERIVSTKNGSITSVQAIYVPADDLTDPAPATIFTHLDATTVLSRSIAEIGVYPAVSPLESYSRILDPLIVGPAHYNAAQGVITCLNRYRELRDIIAILGMEELSEEDRKTVYRARRIQQFLSQPFNVAEQFTGNKGKYVALADTIRSFEAILGGEADSMPEAAFSMVGNIDDVYNKAKNMK from the coding sequence ATGCCGAGTACGAACAGCGGAGTGCTTATCAGGATCAGCGGCCCTGTCCTGGACGTCCGTTTTGAAAACGCCGAAAGCGAGCCGCAGATCAACGATCTACTGATAACCTCCGACGGCCGCCACATGGAGGTCGCCGCGAACGTCTCGCCGGGCGTCGTGCGGTGCATCGCGCTGGAGGCAACCGACGGCTTAAGCTGCGGGATCAGCGTGGAGAACACGGGGCACGGCATCCAGGTGCCCGTCGGCAAAGAGGTCCTGGGCCGCGTTGTCGACGTTTTAGGGCGGCCGATCGATAACGGCCCGCCGATTGAGAGCACAGAGACGTGGGATATCCACCGCAGTGCGCCGAAATTTACAGACCTCACGCCGGTCACCGAGTTTTTCGAGACGGGCATCAAGGTCATCGACCTCATCACGCCGTACTCCAAGGGCGGTAAGATCGGCCTGTTTGGCGGCGCGGGCGTCGGCAAGACGGTTCTGATCATGGAGCTCATCTACAACATCGCCACGATGCACGGCGGCTTCTCCGTTTTCGCCGGCGTCGGCGAGCGCAGCCGTGAAGGCAGCGAGCTGATTCAGGATATGAAGAGCTCGGGCGCCATCAGCAAAACCGCATTGGCCTTCGGCCAGATGAACGAGCCGCCTGGCTCGCGTATGCGCATCGGCCTCACGGGCCTCACGATGGCCGAATACTTCCGCGACGAGATGAACCGCGACGTTCTCTTGTTTATCGACAACATCTTCCGTTACGTCCAGGCGGGCAACGAGGTATCGGCGCTTTTGGGCCGTATGCCCTCGGCCGTCGGCTACCAGCCGACGCTGGCCAACGAGCTGGGTAATCTGGAAGAGCGCATCGTTTCGACGAAGAACGGCTCCATTACGTCGGTACAGGCGATTTACGTCCCGGCCGACGACCTGACGGACCCGGCCCCGGCGACGATCTTTACGCATCTGGACGCGACGACGGTTCTGTCGCGGTCGATCGCCGAAATCGGCGTCTACCCGGCCGTGAGCCCCTTGGAATCCTACTCCCGTATTCTCGACCCGCTGATTGTCGGCCCGGCGCACTACAACGCGGCGCAGGGCGTCATCACGTGCCTCAACCGCTACCGCGAGCTGCGCGATATCATCGCCATTCTCGGTATGGAGGAGCTGTCAGAGGAAGACCGGAAGACGGTTTACAGAGCGCGGCGCATTCAGCAGTTTTTGTCGCAGCCGTTTAACGTTGCCGAGCAGTTTACGGGCAACAAGGGTAAATACGTGGCGCTTGCCGACACAATCCGCTCTTTTGAGGCGATTCTCGGCGGCGAGGCCGACAGTATGCCGGAGGCGGCCTTCTCCATGGTCGGCAATATTGACGACGTTTACAACAAGGCCAAGAACATGAAGTAA
- the atpG gene encoding ATP synthase F1 subunit gamma — protein sequence MASPTEIRHHIAAVEQTKKITGAMEMVSSTRMKRVMSHIEQNHRYFDHVQKTMKEILVTAQGVSHPYLKDVPAGGHCTYIIISGDKGLCGSYNSNVLNLALRHIEEHPNHSILTIGNTAEDFFNARSMVPDVTYLGIAQDPALTRARMLVRDVMALYDSGKTDEVRLVYTSFYGATKNRPVERRLLPIRLDDYSDIADAETLADIMYHPTPQELFDLLIPQYILGILFGVMVQAYASEHFARMNAMHSATTNAQDMLKSLRTKYNLARQSAITNEIAEITGAAEILRKGDR from the coding sequence ATGGCGAGCCCTACCGAGATACGCCATCACATCGCCGCCGTCGAACAGACGAAAAAAATCACGGGGGCCATGGAAATGGTCTCGTCGACCCGGATGAAGCGGGTCATGAGTCATATTGAACAGAATCACCGGTACTTTGACCACGTCCAAAAGACGATGAAAGAGATTCTGGTCACCGCGCAGGGCGTATCGCACCCGTACCTGAAGGACGTCCCGGCGGGCGGGCACTGCACCTACATCATCATCTCGGGCGACAAGGGTCTGTGCGGCTCGTACAATTCAAACGTTTTGAATCTGGCGCTGCGTCACATTGAAGAGCATCCGAACCACTCGATTTTAACAATCGGGAACACGGCGGAGGACTTTTTCAACGCGCGGTCGATGGTGCCGGACGTGACGTATCTGGGCATCGCGCAGGACCCGGCGCTGACGCGGGCGCGCATGCTGGTGCGCGACGTGATGGCGCTTTACGACAGCGGGAAGACGGACGAGGTGCGCCTTGTATACACGTCGTTTTACGGGGCGACGAAGAACAGGCCGGTGGAACGGCGACTTCTGCCGATCCGGCTGGACGATTACAGCGACATCGCCGACGCAGAAACGCTGGCGGACATCATGTATCACCCGACGCCGCAGGAGCTGTTTGACCTTCTCATACCGCAGTATATCCTCGGCATTCTGTTCGGGGTTATGGTACAGGCGTACGCGAGCGAGCACTTTGCGCGGATGAACGCGATGCACAGTGCGACGACGAACGCGCAGGACATGCTCAAGAGCCTGCGGACGAAATACAACCTGGCGCGGCAGAGCGCCATCACCAACGAGATAGCCGAGATTACCGGTGCGGCTGAAATCCTTAGAAAAGGAGACAGGTAA
- a CDS encoding VanW family protein — translation MIILLAAFLALSPGVTKSALALDAPENALRPRGGFDPFMTETLESCQTTAVPWENDTDFITAKGDNNCPVLMAAYKTVLHDPLPGEESNVHLAARYISGTVLEPGAVFSQNKTAGPYTTERGYSIGPTYIGTSYSETIGGGVCKIASTLYNVAVLSDLQITERHHHGMPVPYVPYGQDATVSYGAKDFQFKNTTPGKILIWARGIDNILYIGFYGQTVPPQITWNHDVLKVLPAPILQKTNKELPPNTEKVAHEGLDGAVVSSWIVRLYPDGTSNVKEMSLDYYRPLPWVIEKN, via the coding sequence ATGATAATCCTATTAGCCGCCTTCTTGGCGCTGTCGCCGGGCGTGACAAAAAGCGCTTTGGCTCTCGACGCGCCGGAGAACGCCTTGCGGCCGCGCGGCGGCTTTGACCCGTTCATGACGGAAACGCTTGAGTCGTGCCAGACGACTGCTGTACCGTGGGAAAATGACACCGATTTTATCACGGCGAAGGGTGATAACAACTGTCCTGTCTTGATGGCGGCCTATAAAACGGTTCTGCACGACCCGCTGCCCGGCGAGGAGTCCAACGTCCATCTTGCCGCGCGTTATATCAGCGGGACCGTTTTAGAGCCCGGCGCTGTCTTTTCGCAGAATAAGACGGCGGGGCCTTATACGACGGAACGGGGCTACAGCATCGGGCCGACGTATATCGGCACGAGCTATTCCGAGACGATCGGCGGCGGCGTGTGCAAGATTGCCTCAACACTTTACAATGTTGCCGTATTGTCGGACCTTCAGATCACAGAGCGCCATCATCACGGGATGCCGGTGCCATATGTGCCGTACGGGCAGGATGCCACCGTCAGCTACGGGGCCAAGGACTTTCAGTTTAAAAATACGACGCCGGGGAAAATCCTTATTTGGGCGCGCGGCATCGATAATATCCTTTATATCGGTTTTTACGGCCAGACTGTGCCGCCGCAGATTACTTGGAACCATGACGTTCTGAAGGTCTTACCCGCCCCAATCCTGCAAAAAACAAATAAAGAGCTGCCGCCGAATACGGAAAAGGTTGCCCACGAGGGGCTGGACGGGGCTGTTGTGAGCTCGTGGATCGTCCGATTATACCCAGACGGGACGAGCAACGTGAAAGAGATGAGCCTCGATTATTACAGGCCGCTGCCGTGGGTCATTGAAAAAAATTGA
- a CDS encoding copper-translocating P-type ATPase produces the protein MTENTKKTELAIDGMSCAACSAAVERVTRKLPGVTMAAVNLTTNRGVFEYDPTKTKLSEIKAAIEKAGFTPRDIEGEKTRDLDAERREKAENNMRLRLIVAAVCAAPVLYLAMAHMFPALSVPMPRFLHPAHNPRLFALVQLILTIPVVIAGSRFYTRGMKSLFKGAPNMDTLVAVGTGSASLYSLYATVRIFTGDVAFVMSLFYESSAVVVTLVMLGKYLEAKSKGKTSEAIKKLLRLRPTTAMIEKGGRELEVPIDEVTTGDILLVRPGGTFPVDGLVTDGITTADESMLTGESLPVDKKPGDVVTGGSINGEGLVRFRATAVGTDTALSKIIKLVEDAQSKKAPIAKLADIVSGWFVPVVLSIAVISAGAWALAGRDFNFVLTIFVSVLVIACPCALGLATPTAIMVGTGKGAQLGILIKGGLALETTHQVSAVVLDKTGTITEGKPAVTAIKTYNSFPENDVLALVASAERGSEHPVARAVVAYAEEKGLVLTAPARFQAEPGRGIDANVSGRQILAGNKALFDAHGIDTTIAAHDADAQSGAGRTLLYAAIDGVPAALIAAADTVKQSSRAAVDQLKSLGIAVYMITGDNKNTADTIAKEVNIDHVLADVLPQDKAGAVRQLQETGLKVAMVGDGINDAPALVQADVGLAIGTGTDVAVESADIVLMRGDLMDVAAAIALGRATIRNIRQNLFWAFIYNLIGIPFAAGVVYLFGGPLLSPVFAGAAMAFSSISVVTNALRLRRFKLR, from the coding sequence ATGACAGAGAATACAAAAAAAACAGAGCTGGCAATTGACGGTATGAGCTGTGCGGCGTGCTCGGCCGCCGTTGAGCGCGTCACGCGCAAGTTGCCGGGCGTCACGATGGCCGCTGTCAACCTGACGACGAACCGCGGTGTGTTTGAATACGACCCGACAAAGACAAAGCTCTCTGAAATTAAGGCCGCTATTGAAAAAGCCGGGTTTACACCACGGGATATCGAAGGTGAAAAAACACGTGACCTGGACGCGGAACGCCGTGAGAAGGCCGAAAATAATATGCGCCTGCGCCTCATTGTCGCCGCTGTCTGTGCCGCGCCCGTCTTGTATCTTGCAATGGCACACATGTTTCCGGCGCTCAGCGTCCCAATGCCGCGCTTTTTGCACCCCGCGCATAACCCGCGCCTCTTCGCGCTTGTGCAGCTCATCCTGACGATTCCGGTTGTAATTGCCGGCAGCCGCTTTTACACGCGGGGCATGAAGTCGCTTTTCAAAGGTGCGCCGAATATGGACACGCTCGTCGCCGTCGGTACGGGCAGCGCTTCTTTATATAGTCTTTACGCAACCGTTCGGATTTTTACCGGCGACGTAGCCTTCGTGATGTCCCTGTTTTACGAGTCTTCCGCCGTTGTCGTAACGCTTGTCATGCTCGGCAAATATTTGGAGGCAAAAAGTAAAGGGAAAACATCGGAGGCCATTAAGAAGCTCCTGCGCCTCCGTCCGACAACGGCCATGATTGAAAAAGGCGGCCGCGAGCTGGAAGTCCCAATTGACGAGGTGACGACGGGCGACATCCTCCTCGTCCGCCCCGGCGGCACTTTCCCCGTTGACGGCCTCGTGACGGACGGCATCACGACGGCGGATGAGTCGATGCTCACGGGCGAGAGCCTGCCGGTCGACAAAAAGCCGGGCGATGTCGTTACCGGCGGCAGCATCAACGGCGAAGGGCTTGTTCGCTTCAGAGCAACGGCCGTCGGCACCGACACAGCGCTGTCAAAGATTATTAAGCTCGTGGAAGATGCACAGAGTAAAAAAGCACCGATTGCCAAGCTTGCTGACATTGTCTCCGGCTGGTTTGTACCGGTTGTTCTGAGTATTGCCGTTATCTCCGCCGGCGCGTGGGCACTGGCCGGACGGGATTTCAATTTTGTTTTAACAATTTTTGTCTCCGTGCTCGTTATCGCCTGCCCCTGCGCCTTAGGCCTTGCGACACCGACGGCTATCATGGTTGGTACCGGCAAAGGCGCCCAACTCGGCATCCTGATCAAAGGCGGACTGGCTTTGGAGACGACGCATCAAGTGAGCGCCGTCGTCCTTGACAAAACGGGGACAATTACGGAAGGCAAACCGGCTGTGACGGCTATCAAAACATATAACAGCTTTCCCGAAAACGACGTGCTCGCCCTTGTCGCTTCAGCCGAGCGCGGCTCGGAGCACCCCGTCGCCCGCGCAGTCGTCGCTTATGCCGAAGAAAAAGGCCTTGTGCTGACGGCACCGGCGCGCTTTCAGGCAGAGCCGGGCCGCGGCATTGACGCCAACGTTTCAGGTCGGCAGATCCTCGCCGGGAATAAAGCGCTTTTTGACGCCCACGGTATTGACACAACGATCGCCGCCCACGACGCCGATGCGCAGAGCGGCGCGGGCAGAACGCTTTTATATGCTGCGATTGACGGCGTTCCAGCAGCGCTTATTGCCGCGGCCGATACAGTTAAACAGTCGAGCCGCGCGGCTGTCGATCAGCTCAAAAGCCTTGGCATTGCCGTTTATATGATTACAGGCGATAATAAAAACACGGCGGACACCATCGCTAAAGAGGTTAATATCGACCATGTGCTCGCCGATGTGCTGCCGCAGGACAAGGCTGGTGCCGTCCGCCAGCTGCAGGAGACAGGCCTCAAGGTTGCAATGGTGGGTGACGGGATTAATGACGCGCCGGCCCTCGTTCAGGCTGACGTCGGTCTCGCCATCGGCACGGGGACGGACGTCGCCGTCGAATCGGCCGATATTGTTTTGATGCGCGGCGATTTGATGGACGTTGCAGCCGCCATCGCGCTCGGCCGGGCAACAATCCGCAATATCCGGCAAAACCTTTTCTGGGCTTTTATCTATAACCTCATCGGCATTCCGTTTGCTGCCGGTGTCGTCTATCTCTTTGGCGGGCCGCTTTTAAGTCCCGTTTTTGCCGGAGCCGCTATGGCGTTTTCATCTATCTCCGTTGTCACAAACGCGCTGCGCCTGCGCCGTTTTAAACTGCGCTGA
- the copZ gene encoding copper chaperone CopZ, translated as MEKITLNVEGMSCGHCVARVEKAVTALPGVLGVAVSLESKTVTVEFDPAAVAESALKEAIEEQGYDVM; from the coding sequence ATGGAAAAGATCACACTGAACGTCGAGGGTATGTCTTGCGGTCATTGCGTCGCCCGCGTTGAAAAAGCAGTCACCGCGCTGCCGGGCGTTTTAGGCGTCGCTGTTAGTCTTGAGAGCAAGACTGTTACTGTTGAATTTGACCCTGCCGCCGTTGCGGAAAGCGCCCTCAAAGAAGCGATTGAAGAGCAAGGCTACGACGTTATGTGA
- the atpF gene encoding F0F1 ATP synthase subunit B, with protein sequence MEGLHPSDILIHIINVLILFILLRVILFKPVSAFLAARSAKVEAQLKDAETKQNEALEMKASYEHHIETYEEEGREIIRHSQVKASQEAQEIVKDARGQAERLMTDAHERIAAEKAQAIAEARTEVALLATEIAARILKREVSAVDNKAVAEDFFREMR encoded by the coding sequence ATGGAAGGTCTGCATCCTTCTGACATCCTGATACACATCATCAACGTCCTCATATTGTTCATTCTGCTGCGGGTGATTTTGTTCAAGCCCGTCAGCGCGTTTCTGGCGGCACGGTCGGCGAAGGTGGAAGCCCAGCTGAAGGACGCCGAGACGAAGCAGAACGAAGCGCTCGAGATGAAGGCCTCGTATGAGCATCATATCGAGACGTATGAGGAAGAAGGCCGGGAAATCATTCGACACAGCCAGGTCAAGGCGTCACAGGAAGCCCAGGAGATCGTCAAGGACGCCCGCGGGCAGGCTGAGCGCCTGATGACCGACGCGCACGAGCGGATCGCCGCCGAGAAGGCCCAGGCGATCGCGGAGGCGCGCACGGAGGTGGCGCTTTTGGCGACGGAAATCGCCGCGCGCATTTTAAAGCGTGAGGTGAGCGCAGTCGATAACAAGGCCGTCGCGGAAGACTTTTTCCGTGAGATGAGGTAG
- a CDS encoding Fe-S cluster domain-containing protein, translating to MVEPIILNAAIFTVIILTAVGIFFGLVLSVANKKFKVEANPLIEEVEEILPKGQCGACGYAGCAAYAEAVVLDPDVSPTLCIPGKQAVADEVAHITGKVAEKVAPRAAHIRCAGNKDKAKFAYEYTGVKECGAASMLHFGPKECKYGCVGFGNCVAVCNFGALVMSDDGLPVVDKAKCTGCGACEKACPKAVILMLPLDAHVKVDCNSKDKGAVAKKACSAACIGCGLCVKNCPYQAVKLENNLAIVDSAICVEKCGEATCVTKCPTGAINTVRQN from the coding sequence ATGGTTGAACCAATAATTTTAAATGCTGCAATATTTACAGTCATTATCCTGACCGCAGTCGGCATCTTCTTCGGGCTTGTCCTGTCGGTCGCCAACAAAAAATTCAAGGTTGAAGCGAATCCTCTGATTGAAGAGGTCGAGGAGATTCTCCCGAAGGGTCAGTGCGGTGCCTGCGGCTATGCCGGTTGCGCGGCCTACGCAGAAGCCGTTGTTCTGGACCCAGACGTCTCGCCGACGCTCTGCATCCCCGGCAAGCAGGCCGTCGCCGACGAAGTGGCCCATATAACCGGTAAGGTCGCCGAAAAGGTTGCCCCGCGTGCGGCGCATATCCGCTGCGCGGGCAATAAGGATAAAGCGAAGTTTGCCTATGAGTACACCGGCGTGAAAGAATGCGGCGCTGCCAGCATGCTCCACTTTGGTCCTAAGGAATGCAAATACGGCTGTGTCGGTTTTGGCAACTGCGTGGCTGTCTGCAATTTTGGGGCGCTTGTCATGAGCGATGACGGCCTGCCCGTTGTCGACAAAGCAAAGTGCACCGGGTGCGGCGCGTGTGAAAAGGCCTGTCCGAAAGCCGTTATCCTCATGCTCCCGCTTGACGCGCACGTCAAGGTTGACTGCAACTCGAAGGATAAGGGCGCCGTCGCCAAGAAAGCGTGCTCAGCCGCGTGCATTGGGTGCGGCCTTTGCGTCAAAAACTGCCCGTACCAGGCGGTTAAGCTTGAGAACAATCTGGCCATCGTCGATTCGGCCATCTGCGTTGAAAAATGCGGTGAGGCAACATGCGTTACCAAGTGCCCGACAGGTGCGATCAACACCGTTCGTCAAAACTGA
- a CDS encoding EamA family transporter, producing the protein MVYFFAFIGMLCWGVSPIFAKLGLKDINPLVGLSVRTFFTATAILIWLLLSGGITELKDISSKALFLLILEAILATLIGDLAYFAALKQGSPAIVMLIMACSPVVTILTAVLFLGEKLTLTHLVGACLAMIGIILIV; encoded by the coding sequence ATGGTTTATTTTTTTGCCTTCATCGGTATGCTCTGCTGGGGCGTCTCGCCAATTTTTGCAAAGCTCGGCCTGAAAGACATCAATCCGCTCGTCGGCCTCTCCGTCCGAACGTTTTTTACGGCAACGGCTATTTTAATCTGGCTTTTATTGAGCGGCGGTATCACAGAGCTTAAGGACATCTCCTCCAAGGCGTTATTTCTCCTGATCCTCGAAGCCATTCTGGCAACGCTCATCGGCGACCTCGCCTATTTTGCCGCGCTCAAGCAGGGCTCACCAGCCATCGTCATGCTCATTATGGCCTGCTCGCCTGTCGTGACGATTTTGACGGCTGTTTTATTTCTTGGCGAGAAACTGACCTTAACGCATCTCGTCGGCGCATGTTTGGCAATGATCGGCATTATTCTGATCGTCTAG
- the atpC gene encoding ATP synthase F1 subunit epsilon produces MAKLFNLKILTPEKQFFDGDAEVLTVTTTDGRFSFLADHAPLVMPIAVGTLYVKTPTETREVFNSEGFLEVRHGGVLVYVQACEKPEDIDEARAEEARLRAEERLRQQQSMQEYRQSKLALARAMARLQVTKGRESV; encoded by the coding sequence ATGGCCAAACTGTTCAATCTGAAGATACTGACGCCGGAAAAGCAGTTTTTTGACGGCGACGCCGAGGTCCTGACGGTGACGACGACGGACGGGCGTTTCTCCTTTCTGGCTGACCACGCCCCGCTCGTCATGCCGATTGCCGTCGGAACGCTTTATGTGAAGACGCCGACAGAAACACGCGAGGTCTTCAACTCCGAGGGCTTCCTGGAGGTTCGCCACGGCGGCGTGCTCGTCTATGTCCAAGCCTGTGAAAAGCCGGAGGATATCGACGAGGCCCGCGCCGAGGAGGCGCGCCTGCGCGCCGAGGAGCGCCTGCGCCAGCAGCAGAGCATGCAGGAATACCGCCAGTCCAAGCTCGCCCTCGCCCGCGCCATGGCCCGACTCCAGGTCACCAAAGGCCGGGAAAGTGTGTAG
- a CDS encoding F0F1 ATP synthase subunit delta, which yields MDKPVLLIASPYDEGTVKAIRDGFSKQYGSELDFEVVEDNKIIGGFIAIIDGKVYDASYSSRLYEISRQLSE from the coding sequence ATGGATAAACCAGTATTGTTGATCGCCTCGCCGTATGACGAGGGGACGGTCAAAGCGATCCGGGACGGCTTTTCGAAGCAGTACGGCAGTGAGCTGGACTTTGAAGTCGTCGAGGACAACAAGATCATAGGCGGTTTTATTGCGATCATAGATGGCAAGGTATACGACGCGAGCTACTCCTCGCGTCTGTATGAAATCAGCCGGCAACTGAGTGAATGA
- a CDS encoding peptidoglycan-binding protein yields METLLIGSTGPNVKLIQSLLNRIGYDAGPVDGDFGSRTKQAVAAFQRNNGLTPDGIVGPRTWALFEPLLLGYDVYTVRPGDTLYAIARRYYTTVQAIETANPGVVPTALTIGQRLTVPFGIDVVFTDIDYTYEIMERQIRGLRARYPFLEVGVIGQSVMGKNLYVIRLGRGTNEVSYNASHHANEWITTPLLMKFIENFSKAFAVGGRLGSYSTTDIWRRASLYIVPMVNPDGVNMVTYWPNYPDPAYTQAAQLNKTGLPIPRVWKANIRGTDLNLNYPADWDKEHELELEQGITGPAPRDYGGPYPLSEPESAAMVNFTRQHNFRLVIAYHTQGEVIYYQYQNLQPPESTTIAQLFGRVSGYDISENPGEASYAGYKDWFIQDFRRPGFTVEVGRGSNPVPVTQLPVIYGQNEEILLLGGIV; encoded by the coding sequence ATGGAAACACTATTAATCGGCTCGACGGGCCCGAACGTCAAGCTAATCCAGAGTCTTTTAAACAGGATTGGCTACGACGCAGGGCCTGTAGACGGTGACTTTGGGTCGCGGACAAAGCAGGCGGTTGCCGCTTTTCAGCGGAACAACGGCCTGACACCGGACGGCATCGTCGGCCCGCGGACGTGGGCGCTGTTTGAGCCGCTTTTACTGGGGTATGATGTGTACACCGTCCGACCGGGTGATACGCTCTATGCCATTGCGCGGCGTTATTACACAACGGTTCAGGCCATCGAAACGGCAAACCCCGGCGTCGTGCCGACGGCGCTCACCATTGGACAGCGCCTGACCGTGCCGTTCGGCATCGACGTTGTCTTTACCGATATCGACTATACATATGAAATTATGGAGCGACAAATCCGCGGCCTGCGCGCGCGGTATCCCTTTCTGGAGGTCGGCGTTATCGGCCAGAGCGTCATGGGCAAAAACCTTTACGTCATTCGCCTTGGGCGCGGGACAAATGAAGTCTCATACAACGCGTCGCACCACGCCAACGAATGGATTACGACGCCGCTTCTTATGAAGTTTATTGAAAACTTCTCAAAGGCGTTTGCCGTCGGCGGCAGGCTGGGCAGTTACAGCACAACGGATATCTGGCGCCGTGCGAGTCTCTACATCGTCCCAATGGTCAATCCAGACGGCGTCAACATGGTTACCTACTGGCCCAATTATCCGGACCCGGCCTATACACAGGCGGCGCAGCTCAACAAAACCGGCTTGCCGATTCCACGCGTCTGGAAAGCAAACATCCGCGGCACCGACTTAAATCTCAATTACCCGGCCGACTGGGATAAGGAGCACGAGCTGGAGCTGGAGCAGGGCATTACAGGCCCAGCCCCGCGCGACTACGGCGGGCCTTACCCGCTGTCCGAGCCGGAGTCGGCGGCTATGGTTAATTTCACGCGGCAACACAATTTCCGCCTTGTGATCGCCTACCACACACAAGGCGAGGTCATCTATTACCAATATCAGAACCTGCAGCCGCCAGAGTCGACAACGATTGCGCAGCTCTTTGGGCGTGTGAGCGGCTACGATATATCCGAAAACCCCGGGGAGGCCTCCTACGCGGGGTATAAAGACTGGTTTATCCAGGACTTCAGACGGCCGGGCTTCACCGTTGAAGTCGGCCGCGGCTCAAATCCCGTCCCCGTGACGCAGCTGCCCGTCATTTACGGTCAAAACGAGGAAATTTTGCTGTTGGGCGGGATCGTCTGA
- the atpE gene encoding ATP synthase F0 subunit C: protein MSYLPIGVGLCLFAAALAGLGMGIATGKAVEAVARQPEASGKINGLLLLGLAITESTAIYGFVTALIMLFSLK from the coding sequence ATGAGTTATTTACCAATCGGTGTAGGACTGTGCCTGTTTGCCGCGGCGCTTGCAGGTCTCGGAATGGGCATTGCCACGGGCAAGGCTGTTGAAGCGGTGGCGCGTCAGCCGGAGGCCTCGGGCAAGATCAACGGCCTTCTGCTTCTTGGTCTGGCGATCACAGAGTCGACGGCGATCTACGGCTTTGTCACAGCGCTCATCATGCTCTTTTCGCTCAAATAA